The sequence CGCCGCGACCTCGGGCTCGCTGCGGTCACCCTCTCGGGGATCGGGATCATCCTCGGAGCCGGGATCTACGCCCTGCTCGGGGAGGCGGCAGGCATGGCCGGAAACGCCGTCTGGCTGGCGTTTGCCATCGCCGCTGTCATCGCCGGGTTGAGCGCCCTGAGTTACGCCGAGCTCTCCTCGATGTATCCCCGTGCGAGCGCCGAATACGAATACGTATCGAGCGCGTTCGGGAGGAGGCTTGCGTTCGTCGTCGGGTGGCTGATCATCTTCTCCGGCATCCTCGGCGCCGCAACCGTCGCGCTCGGGTTTGCCGGCTACTTCTCGGACCTCGTCGGTCTCCCGCTCCTCCCCTCTGCAGTCCTGATCATCCTCCTTCTTACCGCGATCCTTCTTTCCGGCATCAGGGAGACCACCCGGGTCGCGATCGCCATGACGCTTGTCGAGGCCGCGGGCATCATCATGGTCATCCTGATCGGCCTCCCCTACATCGGGCAGGCTGACTACCTCGCTATGCCGCAGGGAGTCCCGGGTCTCCTGCAGGCATCAGCGCTCGTCTTCTTCGCCTACATGGGGTTTGAGGAGATCGTCAAACTCTCGGAGGAGACCAAAAACCCGGAGCGGACCATCCCGCTCGCCCTGATGGTCGCGCTTGCCGTCACTATCATCCTCTATATCCTTGTATCCCTCTCCGCCGTCTCGGTCGTCGGCTGGGAGCAACTTGCCGCCTCCCGGGCACCCTTCGCCGACGTCGCATCCGTCGCCCTCGGCCCTGCGGCGTTCACCGTCATCTCCGTAATCGCCCTCTTTGCCACCGCGAACACCGCCCTCCTGATGATGCTCGCATCCTCCCGGATCACCTACGGCATGGCGTCCGACCTCTCGCTCCCGCCGGTCCTCGCCCGGGTGCATCCCCGGACGCGGGCACCCTGGGCGGCCATCATCGCTGTTGCAGCCGCATCTGTGGCGTTCCTCTTTGCCGGCAGGATCGGCTTCGTCGCAAATGTCACCAACTTCACGCTCTTTGTGACATTCTTCGTCGTCAACGCATCCGTGATCCTGCTGCGCTACCGTGAGCCGGACAGAGCCCGGCCCTTCCGGGTCCCCGGGAGGATCGGGTCGCTCCCCCTCATCCCGGTCATCGGCATGATCTCAAGCCTCTTCCTCCTCGCCCAGCTGGACCTCCTGGTGCTTCTGGTCGGGGGCCTCCTGGCCGCCGTCGGTGTCGGGCTCTCGCTCATGGGGGAGTGGCGGCCACGCGGGGCGTCGTGACGGGGAAACTGCCGGCACTATACTTTATGGGTATGCTCTAGAGCAATGGAGTTGTTGTCGAAAAATGCTATATTGTCCCTCCCCCTCACCGGTAGTACATGACGGAGATATCTTCTATCCGGTATAAGCGGCTGCTCCTCACGACATCCCTGCTCGTCCTCGTTGCCGCCATCCTCTCGGCCGGTTGCACGGTAGGGGAGAGAACTCCCGCCAAAACCGAGACTCTCCTGATATCCGGTTCGACGACCGTCCTCCCCGTTGCCCAGCTCACCGCCGAGGCCTTCATGGCCAAAAACCCGGACGTCGATCTCCAGATCAGCGGCGGCGGGTCCAGCGTCGGCATCCAGGCCGCCGGCAGCGGCACTGCAGATATCGGTATGGCCTCCCGCGACCTGAAAGAATCAGAGAAGGAGGCGTATCCCGACCTCGTGAAGCACGTGGTCGCCCTCGACGGCATCGTGATCATCGTAAACCCGGAAAACAGTCTCGGGAGCCTCACGCTGGACGAGGTGCGGGGCATCTACAACGGCACCTACCGGAATTGGAACGACCTCGGCGGTCCCGACCAGGAGATCGTTGTCACCGGCCGGGACAGCGCTTCCGGGACACGCGAATTCTTCCACGAAACCGTGATGCAAAAGGAGGACTTTGTCGAGACCCAGCTCGAGAAGAACTCAAACGGCGCGGTGAAGCAGACCGTCGCCCAGACCCCCGGCGCCATCGGCTACGTGGGGCTCGGCTACATCGATGCATCGGTGAAGGCGCTCCCCATCGATGCCGGCAGCGGTCCGGTTGAGCCCACGATAGAGAATATCGAGGACGGCACCTACCCGATCGCCCGTGAACTCTTCATGTTCACCCGGGGTGAGCCCACCGGGCTCGCGGCAGAGTACCTCTCCTTCATCTCCAGCCCGGAAGGGCAGCAGATCATCCGGGACGAAGGGTTCGTACCTGCCTAACCCCCCCTTCTCTCTCCGGGCCGGTAGCGCTCGACCGGGCCGGCCGCCTCCAGTTTTCCATCCGAGAGGACCGAGATGGCGCCGTGGCCGCATGCGACCAGACACCGCCTGCCGGCCGGGGCAAGTTCCTTATCCAGGCCCGCGATCATCTCAAGCAGCGCTTTGCGTTCTGCGCGTGCACACTCGCTGTCGACGTTAACCGACGTCACCAGGAAGTCGGCCAGCGAGTTGTAGCGTTTCCGGTTCTCATCGAGGCTCCCGAAGTTGATCAGCGTATCAGCGGTGAAGATGATCCCGTGCCCGGGGCAGAAGAGGTAGACCTGGCCGTGCAGGTGCCCGCCCAGGGACTCGAGGACCTCGAACTCAAGGTCATGGACCCTGAACCTGGCGAGGACAGGGAAGATCGACCGCATACCGATCTTCTCCCCCAAAAAGAGTTCCGGGCTCTCCGGCGGGGCGAAGTGCGAGAAGAGGTTGATGATGGTTGTGTAGACCTCCTCGAGGATCGAGGACTCGCTGCGTGAACCGTAGGCCCGGTTCGCCTGGCGGATGATCTCAAGCGATCCTGTGTGCATATACGCCTCTGCCTCAAAGAGCCCGCCCGCCCCACAGTGGTCGGCGTCGGCGTGGGTGATGTAGATCCTCTTGATCTTTTTGAGGTCGCCAAGACCGTAATGCTGGAACATCTGCACCACGTCCTGGTGATAGATGCCGTAGCCGGTATCGATCATGACGGTCTCGCCAGGGGCGCGGAGCAGGAAGATGTTCCCGCCGCCCGGCATCTGGAAACAGAAGACCTCGACGGCGTCGCTGACCTGGATACGCTGGACATCCGCGTAGAACCCCTCCCCGGTGGTATCCCGGAGCGTTCTCCCGGTGAGCAGGATGCATTCGAAGACCTCTTTTGGGTCCTGGCCGAGGCTGTTGAGTTCCTGGACGATATGATTGACGTCCTGCAGGAGGTTTAGCAGGAACCCGTCCTCTGCCGTCCCGATCAGCCCCCGCACCGCCTGGGCGAACCTGACGTAGAAGACGGTATCGTCGAGTTTCTCGCCGGTCGTGTCGTACTCGAGGATCTCAAGACGGTAGCGCGATTTCAGCCGGTCGAGCAGGCTTTCTGCGATCGCGGACTCTTCGACGTTCAGGCTGATGGTGACCCTTCCTGGGTCGCACCGCCGGTCGTCGAAGTCGATGTAGGCGATGTTTGCGCCCGCCCCGGTGATGTAGGTGAGGAGTTCAAAGAGCGCTCCGGGCTGGTGCGGGAGGTATACCGAGAACCTGAGGAATCCGGGCGTTGGGAGCGACTCCTGGAGGTAGCCGATAGCGTGGAGGTCTTCCTTCATCCGGTGGTAGGTCTCCGGCGCGGCGGTTACCTCAAAGAAGACCGTGGCGGGGTCGATCCTGCGGTCGTACTGGATGCGGTTGATGTTGCCCGAATAGGACTTGATGATCTCGGCCGCGCGGTGGAGCGCGCCCGGTTCGTCGGGCATTCTTGCGACAAAGGAGTATTTATTCACCCGGTTCACCCTGACAATTGCAGATAGGTGAGCGATCGTCCTATATCCATTTTTTCTTGCGGCCCGCGGGGCCGGGATAAAGAAAAGAGGAGTGTCGGGGCCTGCGATCCGCTCTACCGGCCAATACGCCGGAAGACGGCTATGATCGCTACGGCCCCGAGGGCGACGGCGAGAGAGTATCCGGGAGCTTCCTGCGGCGCAGGGTCGCCGCCTTCCCCGGGCGTGGAATCCATCTCGGGTGCTGCCTGCATATCACCCAGGAGCGTTGCCGAAGAAGTGGCTTCCGGGGTAACCGTGCCCTGCTCCAGGATCACAGTCGGCGGGGTTCTGGAGGCAAAGATGAAGTAGTAGGCGTTCCGGTTATCGGAGCCTATGGCCAGGTAATCGGGCGGCGATGAGAACGCAACAGCGGTGACGGCGCTGTTCTCTCCTTCCGGGCTCCAGACCCTGCCAAACTCCCAGAGCCGAACTCCGGCACCGTTTAGCAGGTGCGCATACCCTCCGCCCGTCCCGGCGCCGATCCGGGAGCCGCGTGGGTCGAGGTGGACCGCGTAGATCGGGTCGTCGCCTGTCCATACCGCCCCTCCTCTCCCCTCGTTGTCGAGCAAGAGGACCGTGGAGCCTGCGGTTCCGGCGGCGACGGCGGACCCGCCCGCTGCTATCGAGACGCTCTGCACGGCGCTGCCTGCATCACGTGTCCAGAGCACATCTCCCCGGGAATTCAGGAGATAGATGGAGCCGTCTTCGGTTCCTGCCGCCACGAACGCACCGTCAGGGCCGACCGCGACGGCAGTGACGGCGCTTCCCGGTTGCGTCTTCCAGAGAAGGCCTCCACGGCTGTTGGTGAGGAGGATATCCCCCGCGGCGGTCCTGGCGGCGCAGTACTTCCCTTCAGGGGAGATGCCGGCCCCAAGCACCCTGCTTCCTGTATCCATCGTCCAGAGAATCTGGCCGTCGGCATCAAGCATCATGATCCAGTTCCCGGTCCCTGCCGCGATGGCGCTCCCCCCGGCAGTGATCCCAAGCCCCGTGACTGGAGCGCCGGATTGGTAGGTCCAGAGTACGTTTCCGCTGCTGTTCAGGAGGGCGATCTCCCCGCCGGCTGTGCCGACAGCAACTGCCGACCCGTCGGTCGGCATGCTGATCGCAGTTACTGCGTCCGTGAAGCTGTGAGTCCAGAGCAGGACGGCGGAGAGGCCGCCGCCTCCACCGGAGTCCCCTTGCGATACGCTGTTCCCGGCTTCAGGGTAGAGGTAGAGTTCTGTCCTGATCTGGACTCCCTGTGATGCGGTGCCGGTGGGGTTATCGGAACTGTACGCCTGGCTGGTTCCGGCGATGAGGCAGAGCATGATAAGGCATGTAAGGACTCTCCAAACCCCATGGCCCCCTGATGATTTGAGGCGTATTACGTGGTTATTTTTCAGTATTGGGCCCTGATACCCCCCTTTCTGGGTCATGGTGTGCAGTGATATAGGGTGCTATTATTTATAAGTATCCTAAACACGGTGTTATGATAGACGCTTTTTTATATTTATACTGTTATTAAAATCCTCCTCCGTAGTGTTGCTCCGGTGAACCGGCTAGAACTGGAAGAGGCGACTCCATCTCTGCCCGGCCCGGAGAAAAAGAGGTGCCGGTCGGTCAAGCCCGGGCAATCTTCGGGCGCAGGGCCTGTGCCCAGGCCCGGACGGCTTCCCAATCGCGGAAGTCTCCAGTCTTTGCCCTGATGAGTTTGGTGATCGCGCGGTCTGCCACGGAGAGGCGGCTGCTCTCGAGTCTTCCCGGAAAGATGCCGATATCCACCGGATTTACGAGCATTCTGACCTGGCCCATCGACGCCTCTGCCTTCCTGATGGCATCAGGAGTCGCGCCTGCGACCGTGAGCCCCACGGCGAAGTAGGCGACCGGTATGCCGCGCAGGTACTGCTGGTGCCGCTCGACGAAGACCTGTGCTTCAGGGAGCCATTTTCCCATGTAGATCGGGCTCCCGATGATGACTGCCTGGTATCGGGAGAGACCCTGGATATCATCAATTGGCTGCACATCGACCTCAGCGCCCGCCTTCCGGAGTTCATCGCCGACCGCCTCCGCCACCTCTGCGGTCGAGCCGTAGCGGGTGGCGTAGGCAACAAGAATCGTATCTGTCATAGTATATCTATCTCGCCCTCGATTGGTCTTATCCGTTGCGGGACGCCGGACGTTAGGTTCTTATGGGTTGGTTTCCCCTGTAACTCCGATGGCGATCAGACAAGAGAATGCCGGGGTGTGGTACCACTGGGGGCAGGCCTTCTGCAACATGAGGAAGTTTGATGAGGCGATCGCCTGCTACGATAAGGCCCTTGAACTCTCCCCCGGCGACCCTGTCATATGGAGACGGAAGGGCTTTGCCCTCCTCAAGATCGGCCGCTACGACGAGGCGGCCGCCAGTTTTGATCAGGCGCTTGCCATCGACCCGGAGAATGCGACGGCCTGGCAGCGGAAGGGGTATGCTCTTGCCTGCCTCGGGGAGCACAAAGATGCCGTCGCCTGCTGTGATACGGCGCTCACGCTGGACCCCAGACATATCCTCGCCTGGCAGAGCCGGGGATGGCTGCTTGGGGTCATGTGCAGGTACGATGAGGCGGCTGACTGCTATGAGGCAGTCCTTGCGATCGACCCCGACCGCAGGTCTGCGGCATGGCACCGGGAGCGGATGCGGGAGAGGAGAGACCTTGAGGCGCTTGCAGTCGAGATCCGGGAGGCCGAACGGTTCATCGAGGTGCCGGCCTGCATCCGGGACGTCGTCGCGGAACGGGACTACGGCAACGTCGCTCTCGCGCGGGCGGCGCTCCGGGAACTGGTCGGGAGAGCGGAAGCGGTGGCGGTCCACCGCTCATGAGTGTGGTGGTGGGGCTGTTTGCTGGGGTGAATCGGATCGCTGGCTCACACAGAAGTTCACGGAGTCCGTGCAAAATGGGTCTTCTCCCTTCAACCCGCCATTTGGCCCGCAGTACCTCGATCGGGTCGAGGTTCGATGCCTGCCATGCCCTGCACGGCGATTGTAGCCGACGATGATGCACGCGACTATATCCGCGCCCCCTCTTCGGATCCGGAAAAACAGAATAGTATGAGGTCAGCCTTGAGCAGATCCTGGAGGGAATCTGGCCGGCCTCCGACGAAGCCAGCCCGGGACCGCTTCACCGGTGCGCCAAGAACGCGTCCACCCGGCCATCGGTCACTGAGTCTACCCGCGCAAACCCGACACGCTCAAACTGGACGACGCTCTCCACCTCTCCCGTGACCAGGGGCTCGCAGAACCCCTCGACATCCCCGTCCTGTGTATGAAGGGTGCAGGGAAGCTTCGCATCAACCGGCAGCCACTGGATGATCGGCGCCTTCTCCCGCCGGGCATCCTCGAGCGACTCCCCTGCGTATGATACGCGCGGCAGATCCCCATCCCATGCGATCCTGACATTATAGAGGTCTTTTAACCGGACCATGCTCCGTCCCTCGATATCCGCCTTCGGGAGGAGGACCGCGCCAGCGGTGACGAGGGTTCTGACCCCTCGGGAGGGATCGTTTGGGTGGAGCGCCGCGTGGGCCTCGTGGCGGGGAGCTCCCTCCACGACGACCTCGACCGGGTCAGGCACAAAGAAGTATCGGTTCGCCTTTGGGTCGACAAGCTCCTTGTTCCTGGCATAGAGGTTCTCCCACGAGAACGTGATATCGGTCTCCCCCATCCCGATATCGACCATGGCGTTCCTGACCGCCTCTGGCTCGATACCCCGGCGCGCGATCGCCCGGAGCGTGCCGAGATGAACATCGTCCCACCCGGTGTAGACACCGCTCCTGATCCCCTCCCGCATGCTCGACGTCGAGAGGACAACCCCCGATATCCCCATCCGTCCGTAGTGATAGTAGACCGGCGGCTTCCAGCCAAAGTAATCGAAGATGTACCGCTGCCGCCCTGTGTTTGCAATGTGGTCCTTCCCGCGGATGACATGGGTGATCCCGAGCAGGTGGTCATCCACCGCGACCGAGAAGTTCATCAGCGGAAAGACCGTGGCGTCCACCCTCGGGTGGATGGGCGTATTCACGATCCTCATCGCTGAGTAGTCCCGCATCGCCGGGTCAGGGTGATCAAGGTCTGTCTTCACCCGGACGGTTGCATCGCCCTCGTAGAACTCCCCGTCAAGCATCCGCTGCCAGAGTTCCAGGTTCTCCTCAACCGGCCGGTCCCGGCAGGGGCACGCCTTCTTCTTGAGTTTAAGGTCCCTGAATCGCTCAGCCTCACAGACGCAGACGTAGGCGCCGCCAAGCTCGATGAGTTTCCGGCACCAGTCATAGTAGACATCAAGCCGGTCGCTCTGGTAGACGATATCGGTGATCCCAAGCCCCATCCACTCGATATCCTCAAGCACCATCTCGTACGCCTCAGGATCAACCCTTCTTGGGTCTGTATCCTCGATACGGAGGACATACCGGCCCCCATACCGCCTGACATAGTAATCGTTCAGGATAGAGGCCCGGGCGTGCCCGAGGTGGAGCGGCCCGCTTGGGTTCGGCGCAAACCGCATCACGACACCGTTCTCCGCACCGAGAAGGGCAGGGAGCTCCCGCGAGTGCTCGCGAGTCTCGGTGAGTTCATCCAGGAGTTCGGGAGCGATCTCTTCTAGAAGGCTCTTCCGCTCAGGCCCGTCCATCGCCGCCACCTTCGCGACAACCTTCCCTGCAAGAGGGCCAATCTCCCTGACCCGGCTCCGGAACTCAGGGTGCTTCCCGAGCACCGTGCCGATGACCGCCCCGCTCTTCGGGGCACTGTTGTGCTTCACCGCGTTCTGCAGGGCGTAGATGAAGAGCAGGTGCTCGAGATCAGCGTCCATGGTATCAGTTGCCCCGGTTTACGAAGAAATCGGCAATCTCGCCGAGCAGGCGCTTCTCCTCCGAATCCGGGAGGACCGAGAGCGCCTCCTTCGCCACGACTGCCCGCTCGATTGCCGTGGCCCTGACCTCGTCGATGACGCCTGCATCCTCAAGCCGGGCGATCAGGTCGTCGATCTCGGCGCCCGTGAGTTCCCGCTGGTACGGGGCGAGGTCAAGCCCCTTCTCCCGTGCCGTGATCGCGATCAGGGTCTGTTTCCCTTCCCTGATATCCGATGCGCGGTCCTTCCCGCTCTTCTCGCTGCTTGCATAGAGATCGATCAGGTCGTCCTGTATCTGGAAGGCAACGCCGCTGTTCACCCCGAACTGGTAGAGGGCGTCGGCCTGGATCGGGTTTGCGCCCGCAAGGACCCCGCCGATAGCGGCGGCCGCGCCGTAGAGTACGCCCGTCTTCTTGGCGACCATCTCCAGGTACTCCGCCTCAGAGACATCCCTCCGGGCCTCAAACGCGATATCCATGCTCTGCCCCTCGCAGATCTCGGTGCAGGTCCGGGCAAGCATCCTCACCGCCCTGACTTTTTCGAGGTTCCCGGCATCAGAGATGCAGATGAACTCAAACGCCTTCGCATACAGCACATCCCCCGCAAGGATCGCCGTCGGTTCACCCCAAACGGTGTGCACCGTCGGGACGCCGCGCCGGGTGACATCGCCGTCCATGATGTCGTCATGGATGAGAGTGAAGTTATGCGTCAGTTCAAGTGCGAGAGCCGCAGGGAGCAGGTCATATGAACTCCCCTTCGTCACCGCATCCGCAGCGAGGCTAACGACCGCCGGGCGGAGCCTTTTGCCGCCCGCAAGCAGCAGGTGGGCGCTCGCCCGGAAGAGGTCACCGTAGACGTCCCCGAAGTAGCGGTTGATCATCTTGTCCATTCTGTCGGCATTCTTCTCCAGGTAGTCTTCAAGCGTTGTCATGCCTTCTCTCCTACTTTATCAGAACCTTCTGCCCGTTCCGCAGGACATGGAGATCGTCCCCGAGGGTATACCCGATCTCCTCTGCAAACTTCGCGTAGCCGCCGGTCATGTCGATGTCACCATGGGCCGGGATAAGATGCTGTGGGTTTAAGAGGTGCAGGAACTCGTAGTGGTCCTCCCGGTACGCGTGGCCCGAGACGTGCAGTTCATCAAAGATCCGCACGCCAGCCATCCTGGCGCGGGCCTCGACAAGGTAGCGCTGCCCGTAGTTCATCGGGTTTGGGATCACCTTCGCGGAGAAGAGGATCTTGTCGCCCTTCTCCAGTTTGTACGGGGTATCCCCCATCACGATCCTCGTCAGGATAGCCCCTGACTCACCCTGGTGGCCGGTGACGATCGGGAGGAACTTATCCTTCCCGGTCTTCATGATCCGCCGCAGCGTCCGGTC is a genomic window of Methanoculleus bourgensis MS2 containing:
- a CDS encoding APC family permease is translated as MPEEEPGFGTHLRRDLGLAAVTLSGIGIILGAGIYALLGEAAGMAGNAVWLAFAIAAVIAGLSALSYAELSSMYPRASAEYEYVSSAFGRRLAFVVGWLIIFSGILGAATVALGFAGYFSDLVGLPLLPSAVLIILLLTAILLSGIRETTRVAIAMTLVEAAGIIMVILIGLPYIGQADYLAMPQGVPGLLQASALVFFAYMGFEEIVKLSEETKNPERTIPLALMVALAVTIILYILVSLSAVSVVGWEQLAASRAPFADVASVALGPAAFTVISVIALFATANTALLMMLASSRITYGMASDLSLPPVLARVHPRTRAPWAAIIAVAAASVAFLFAGRIGFVANVTNFTLFVTFFVVNASVILLRYREPDRARPFRVPGRIGSLPLIPVIGMISSLFLLAQLDLLVLLVGGLLAAVGVGLSLMGEWRPRGAS
- a CDS encoding phosphate ABC transporter substrate-binding protein, encoding MTEISSIRYKRLLLTTSLLVLVAAILSAGCTVGERTPAKTETLLISGSTTVLPVAQLTAEAFMAKNPDVDLQISGGGSSVGIQAAGSGTADIGMASRDLKESEKEAYPDLVKHVVALDGIVIIVNPENSLGSLTLDEVRGIYNGTYRNWNDLGGPDQEIVVTGRDSASGTREFFHETVMQKEDFVETQLEKNSNGAVKQTVAQTPGAIGYVGLGYIDASVKALPIDAGSGPVEPTIENIEDGTYPIARELFMFTRGEPTGLAAEYLSFISSPEGQQIIRDEGFVPA
- a CDS encoding WD40 repeat domain-containing protein — its product is MLCLIAGTSQAYSSDNPTGTASQGVQIRTELYLYPEAGNSVSQGDSGGGGGLSAVLLWTHSFTDAVTAISMPTDGSAVAVGTAGGEIALLNSSGNVLWTYQSGAPVTGLGITAGGSAIAAGTGNWIMMLDADGQILWTMDTGSRVLGAGISPEGKYCAARTAAGDILLTNSRGGLLWKTQPGSAVTAVAVGPDGAFVAAGTEDGSIYLLNSRGDVLWTRDAGSAVQSVSIAAGGSAVAAGTAGSTVLLLDNEGRGGAVWTGDDPIYAVHLDPRGSRIGAGTGGGYAHLLNGAGVRLWEFGRVWSPEGENSAVTAVAFSSPPDYLAIGSDNRNAYYFIFASRTPPTVILEQGTVTPEATSSATLLGDMQAAPEMDSTPGEGGDPAPQEAPGYSLAVALGAVAIIAVFRRIGR
- a CDS encoding flavodoxin domain-containing protein — translated: MTDTILVAYATRYGSTAEVAEAVGDELRKAGAEVDVQPIDDIQGLSRYQAVIIGSPIYMGKWLPEAQVFVERHQQYLRGIPVAYFAVGLTVAGATPDAIRKAEASMGQVRMLVNPVDIGIFPGRLESSRLSVADRAITKLIRAKTGDFRDWEAVRAWAQALRPKIARA
- a CDS encoding tetratricopeptide repeat protein, which encodes MAIRQENAGVWYHWGQAFCNMRKFDEAIACYDKALELSPGDPVIWRRKGFALLKIGRYDEAAASFDQALAIDPENATAWQRKGYALACLGEHKDAVACCDTALTLDPRHILAWQSRGWLLGVMCRYDEAADCYEAVLAIDPDRRSAAWHRERMRERRDLEALAVEIREAERFIEVPACIRDVVAERDYGNVALARAALRELVGRAEAVAVHRS
- a CDS encoding glutamate--tRNA ligase gives rise to the protein MDADLEHLLFIYALQNAVKHNSAPKSGAVIGTVLGKHPEFRSRVREIGPLAGKVVAKVAAMDGPERKSLLEEIAPELLDELTETREHSRELPALLGAENGVVMRFAPNPSGPLHLGHARASILNDYYVRRYGGRYVLRIEDTDPRRVDPEAYEMVLEDIEWMGLGITDIVYQSDRLDVYYDWCRKLIELGGAYVCVCEAERFRDLKLKKKACPCRDRPVEENLELWQRMLDGEFYEGDATVRVKTDLDHPDPAMRDYSAMRIVNTPIHPRVDATVFPLMNFSVAVDDHLLGITHVIRGKDHIANTGRQRYIFDYFGWKPPVYYHYGRMGISGVVLSTSSMREGIRSGVYTGWDDVHLGTLRAIARRGIEPEAVRNAMVDIGMGETDITFSWENLYARNKELVDPKANRYFFVPDPVEVVVEGAPRHEAHAALHPNDPSRGVRTLVTAGAVLLPKADIEGRSMVRLKDLYNVRIAWDGDLPRVSYAGESLEDARREKAPIIQWLPVDAKLPCTLHTQDGDVEGFCEPLVTGEVESVVQFERVGFARVDSVTDGRVDAFLAHR
- a CDS encoding polyprenyl synthetase family protein; translation: MTTLEDYLEKNADRMDKMINRYFGDVYGDLFRASAHLLLAGGKRLRPAVVSLAADAVTKGSSYDLLPAALALELTHNFTLIHDDIMDGDVTRRGVPTVHTVWGEPTAILAGDVLYAKAFEFICISDAGNLEKVRAVRMLARTCTEICEGQSMDIAFEARRDVSEAEYLEMVAKKTGVLYGAAAAIGGVLAGANPIQADALYQFGVNSGVAFQIQDDLIDLYASSEKSGKDRASDIREGKQTLIAITAREKGLDLAPYQRELTGAEIDDLIARLEDAGVIDEVRATAIERAVVAKEALSVLPDSEEKRLLGEIADFFVNRGN